One Granulicella sp. 5B5 DNA window includes the following coding sequences:
- a CDS encoding M61 family metallopeptidase gives MEIRLRVQLPLFLLASSLCAAHAQHAPIQIHADLTDAPRKIYHADIDLPVHRGPLDLITPEWIPGAHGPDGPIGDITGVRFEVDGKAIPWHRDPVDTYEYHVEIPAGASILHAHLDCVYARATRTTATLEWEDLMLYPAHTPVKDIAIQPTVTVPAHWGIGTSLKPLTPYDPQHPAGGTTKYAATTVEMLEDSPIMTGLYFHEYALAPGVTPQHYMDVIGPTAASIVAKPETVDQMSQLVREAFAMYGPPHYTSYHFLILLQGSGGGGGLEHHESSDNTIQTNFFTGYKPSVGMAGLLPHEFTHSWNGKYRRPDGLATPDYATPMRDNLLWVYEGLTNYLGDVMGERIGMVTAEQYRADLALTAAEMDANSGRAWRSIEDTTFDSAMPRNGGSRGTTWRSWKRGTDYYPEGSLVWLDVDTTIRRLTDDKKSLRDFLQIFLQKGGSGVARVEPYSLEELEADLNKVVANDWHGFFETRIYDVQPHVNTEGIEQGGYRLEYASEPTPDMAEELKRGSSLVSWFSIGLDEKTDGTISDVRVGSAADKAGFAPGQKMVSVDGQVFTIERLNEAVKAAKGTSMPIELMVQDEDTIAPVHLSYSEGLRYPRLVRVEGTPDLLKEILAPMAAAGLQH, from the coding sequence ATGGAAATTCGACTGCGAGTTCAGCTTCCTTTGTTTCTGCTTGCCTCAAGCCTGTGCGCGGCCCATGCCCAACACGCACCGATTCAGATTCACGCTGACCTGACGGATGCACCGCGCAAGATCTACCACGCCGATATCGATCTCCCGGTGCATCGCGGGCCGCTGGACCTGATTACGCCGGAGTGGATTCCCGGGGCGCATGGTCCGGATGGCCCGATCGGCGATATTACCGGGGTGCGTTTTGAGGTAGATGGGAAGGCCATTCCCTGGCACCGCGACCCGGTCGACACGTACGAGTATCACGTGGAAATACCGGCTGGAGCTTCGATCTTGCATGCGCACCTGGACTGTGTGTATGCGCGAGCGACGCGGACGACCGCGACGCTGGAGTGGGAAGACCTGATGCTGTATCCGGCGCATACGCCGGTGAAGGACATTGCGATCCAGCCGACGGTGACGGTGCCGGCACACTGGGGGATCGGGACATCGCTGAAGCCGCTGACGCCGTATGATCCGCAGCACCCGGCAGGTGGCACGACGAAGTACGCTGCCACGACCGTGGAGATGCTGGAGGATTCACCGATCATGACGGGGCTGTACTTCCATGAGTACGCGTTGGCGCCGGGCGTGACGCCGCAACACTATATGGATGTGATTGGGCCGACGGCTGCGTCGATCGTGGCGAAGCCTGAGACGGTCGACCAGATGTCGCAGCTGGTGCGTGAGGCGTTTGCGATGTACGGGCCGCCGCATTACACGAGCTATCACTTCCTGATCCTGCTGCAGGGCAGCGGTGGCGGTGGTGGGCTGGAGCATCACGAGTCTTCAGACAACACGATTCAAACCAATTTTTTTACGGGGTATAAACCGTCGGTGGGAATGGCAGGGTTGCTGCCGCATGAGTTTACGCATTCGTGGAACGGCAAGTACCGTCGACCGGATGGCCTGGCGACGCCGGACTATGCGACTCCAATGCGGGACAATCTGCTGTGGGTATACGAGGGGCTTACGAACTATCTTGGAGATGTGATGGGCGAGCGCATTGGCATGGTGACGGCGGAGCAGTATCGGGCGGACCTGGCACTGACTGCAGCGGAGATGGACGCGAACAGTGGCCGCGCGTGGCGGAGCATTGAGGACACGACCTTCGATTCAGCGATGCCACGGAATGGTGGCAGCAGGGGCACTACGTGGCGCAGCTGGAAGCGTGGGACGGACTACTATCCGGAAGGCTCACTGGTTTGGCTGGACGTGGACACGACGATTCGCAGGCTGACGGATGACAAGAAGAGCCTGCGCGACTTTTTGCAGATTTTTCTGCAGAAGGGCGGCAGTGGAGTGGCGCGCGTGGAGCCGTATAGCCTTGAAGAGCTGGAGGCGGACCTGAACAAGGTCGTCGCGAATGACTGGCATGGGTTCTTCGAGACGCGCATCTATGACGTGCAGCCACATGTGAATACCGAGGGCATCGAGCAAGGTGGATACCGGCTTGAATATGCTTCTGAGCCTACGCCGGATATGGCGGAAGAGCTGAAAAGGGGCTCATCGCTGGTGTCGTGGTTCTCCATTGGTCTGGATGAAAAGACGGATGGAACGATCAGTGATGTACGCGTGGGGAGCGCCGCGGACAAGGCGGGTTTCGCACCCGGTCAGAAGATGGTGTCGGTGGACGGCCAGGTGTTTACGATTGAGCGGCTGAATGAGGCGGTGAAGGCCGCGAAAGGCACGAGTATGCCAATTGAACTGATGGTGCAGGATGAGGACACGATCGCT
- a CDS encoding nuclear transport factor 2 family protein: MPKTTPEQNKSLVLRGFDTLFNQRDYDAAEAFWSPQYIQHSAHIEPGREGLFNLIKSLPSTLRYEPGLIVAEGDYVIVHGRFSGFGGDVNWIAADILRIEDGILVEHWDVIQDEATEEQSKSKAPMFGETF, from the coding sequence GTGCCGAAGACTACGCCAGAACAGAACAAATCCCTTGTGTTGAGAGGGTTCGATACGCTCTTCAACCAACGCGACTACGATGCCGCCGAGGCCTTCTGGTCGCCGCAGTACATTCAGCACAGTGCGCACATCGAGCCGGGCCGTGAGGGCCTGTTCAACCTCATCAAGTCGCTGCCGTCGACGTTGCGCTATGAGCCGGGGCTGATTGTCGCGGAGGGTGACTATGTGATTGTGCATGGCCGGTTCTCGGGCTTTGGCGGCGATGTCAACTGGATTGCTGCCGATATCCTGCGGATTGAGGACGGGATCCTTGTCGAGCACTGGGATGTGATCCAGGATGAGGCGACGGAGGAGCAGTCGAAGAGCAAGGCGCCGATGTTTGGTGAGACGTTTTGA
- a CDS encoding DUF5700 domain-containing putative Zn-dependent protease, translating to MSRRCLRFQLIWLLLATAAQYCHAITVKIHTEDARATLLAMQNPNLSHGEALTIAEMHGNQAVLRKLHEFKITSTTEDFANALYAMAHGQPVTKPNEKNILLEIEKPKIPQLLALLQQIETNPKGFQQTIERRIAVFTPPNADIHLEGYVVAAGDGGGYAFGSTDFFLNIGIVDDLAVAQETTTHELYHAVQGAFASDRELNLSNSQSLKKEACVETGHLFNNLYEEGSAMYVGDLSLLQQSHSPVAARMLADIDDGLKHIDDSATLLEMSVIALNADQPVSYDDMYSVDFLGHGVVYMIGDVMAKAIAEEDGPQGLAALLKQPTYNFVLRYTQLHNYGADKDYPRLGPNTIAAAKRLAGGCH from the coding sequence ATGTCGCGCCGATGTCTCCGCTTCCAGTTGATCTGGCTACTGCTGGCAACTGCTGCTCAGTACTGCCATGCCATCACAGTGAAGATCCATACCGAGGATGCGCGGGCGACGCTTCTCGCGATGCAGAACCCGAACCTGAGTCATGGTGAAGCGCTCACCATCGCAGAGATGCATGGCAACCAGGCAGTGCTTCGTAAACTTCACGAGTTCAAAATCACCTCGACGACTGAAGACTTTGCCAATGCACTCTATGCAATGGCGCATGGGCAGCCAGTTACGAAGCCGAACGAAAAAAACATACTGCTCGAGATCGAGAAGCCGAAGATCCCACAACTGCTAGCGCTGCTCCAGCAGATTGAGACGAACCCGAAGGGTTTTCAACAGACGATCGAGCGGCGCATAGCGGTCTTCACTCCACCCAACGCCGATATTCATCTTGAAGGCTATGTTGTCGCTGCTGGAGACGGTGGAGGATATGCTTTTGGCAGCACTGATTTCTTCCTCAACATTGGAATTGTGGACGACCTTGCCGTCGCGCAAGAGACCACTACGCACGAGCTCTATCATGCGGTGCAGGGCGCTTTTGCCTCTGACCGTGAACTGAATCTCAGTAACTCACAGAGCCTAAAGAAAGAGGCGTGCGTTGAGACCGGCCACCTCTTCAACAACCTCTATGAGGAGGGCTCTGCGATGTACGTCGGCGATCTTTCCCTTCTGCAGCAGTCGCATTCGCCTGTTGCGGCGCGCATGTTGGCGGACATCGACGACGGCTTGAAGCATATCGATGACAGTGCGACGTTGCTGGAGATGTCGGTCATTGCACTTAATGCCGACCAACCGGTTTCCTACGATGACATGTACAGTGTGGACTTTCTCGGTCATGGTGTGGTCTACATGATCGGCGATGTGATGGCGAAGGCCATTGCCGAGGAAGACGGCCCGCAAGGTCTTGCTGCGCTCCTCAAGCAGCCCACTTATAACTTTGTCCTGCGTTATACCCAGCTGCACAACTATGGGGCCGACAAAGACTATCCGCGCCTGGGGCCAAATACTATTGCTGCGGCGAAACGTCTCGCCGGCGGTTGCCACTAA
- a CDS encoding DUF427 domain-containing protein, translated as MKSNVGKEIKIPGPDHPITVSDAGVTVRVTVAGQVVAESTKALLLEEKGYPPVYYLPRSDANMSLLVRTTHYTYCPYKGDCTYYSIPVGGGKSEFAVWSYEQPYEAVAGVKGHLAFYPTRVDDIEVIL; from the coding sequence GTGAAGTCGAACGTCGGTAAGGAGATCAAAATCCCTGGCCCCGATCATCCGATCACGGTCTCGGACGCCGGAGTCACGGTACGGGTGACGGTTGCGGGGCAGGTTGTCGCTGAATCGACAAAGGCTCTTTTACTGGAAGAGAAGGGATATCCGCCGGTTTACTATCTGCCACGCAGCGACGCAAACATGTCACTCCTTGTTCGAACGACGCACTACACGTACTGCCCGTACAAAGGCGACTGCACCTACTACAGCATCCCCGTTGGTGGCGGAAAGTCGGAGTTTGCGGTCTGGTCCTACGAACAACCCTATGAGGCCGTTGCGGGGGTCAAGGGCCATCTCGCGTTCTATCCGACGCGCGTAGACGACATTGAAGTGATCTTGTGA
- a CDS encoding SDR family oxidoreductase, with the protein MTMLQGKTALVTGASKGIGRATAFALAAAGARVLVHYGRSAQEADAVVAAIRAKGGQADALSADLSATDGAEHLTKQVRAIIGERLDILVLNAGVSKAAPIAAYTVADFDNLFATNVRGPFFAIQQLLPLLGGGSSIVVVSSLGARAVVGKPGVENPSILAYASTKGALETLVKNWAYILGPSGVRVNAVAPGVIETDMSNFTKTEAGREVALGMQALKRIGQPEDVADVVAFLASDSARWITGASIPVDGGSKL; encoded by the coding sequence ATGACAATGCTTCAAGGGAAGACGGCACTCGTAACCGGGGCATCCAAAGGGATCGGCCGTGCAACAGCATTTGCGCTCGCCGCGGCAGGCGCGCGTGTGTTGGTGCACTATGGCCGCTCCGCTCAGGAGGCCGACGCGGTGGTCGCTGCGATTCGGGCGAAAGGTGGGCAAGCCGACGCTCTTTCGGCGGACCTCAGCGCGACCGATGGTGCAGAGCATCTCACCAAACAAGTGCGCGCCATTATCGGTGAACGCCTAGATATTCTGGTGCTCAACGCCGGCGTCAGCAAGGCCGCTCCCATAGCGGCCTACACGGTTGCGGACTTTGACAACCTCTTCGCAACTAATGTTCGCGGCCCGTTCTTCGCCATACAGCAACTGTTGCCTCTACTGGGTGGGGGGTCAAGCATCGTCGTCGTCTCTTCGCTGGGTGCGCGTGCCGTTGTAGGCAAGCCTGGCGTGGAGAACCCATCCATTCTCGCCTACGCTTCCACCAAGGGTGCACTGGAGACGCTGGTAAAGAACTGGGCTTACATCCTTGGGCCCAGTGGGGTGCGTGTGAATGCCGTTGCTCCTGGAGTGATTGAAACGGACATGTCGAACTTCACGAAGACCGAAGCGGGCCGTGAGGTTGCGCTTGGGATGCAGGCGCTGAAGCGGATTGGCCAACCGGAAGACGTCGCGGATGTCGTCGCGTTTTTAGCCTCTGACAGCGCGCGCTGGATTACGGGCGCGAGCATTCCTGTTGATGGTGGTTCGAAACTGTAG
- a CDS encoding 3-oxoacyl-ACP reductase family protein — protein sequence MPKLKGKVALVTGASRGIGAAIAKRLSADGANVAITYAKDAAAADVVVKAIEANGCKAIAIQADAADAAAISSAVEKAVATLGPLDILVNNAGTAIPKKFEDTTLEELDRVININVRGVFVTTQAALKHMNDKGRIINIGSSVGERMMTPGLVPYSATKGAVKMFTQGLSREVGNRGITVNNVQPGPIDTDLNPAAGDWATPQIAATALGRYGHVDEVAALVAFVASPESSYITGANLTVDGGTNA from the coding sequence ATGCCGAAACTAAAGGGAAAAGTGGCACTCGTTACCGGCGCTTCGCGCGGCATCGGCGCCGCCATCGCTAAGCGCCTGTCCGCCGATGGGGCCAATGTGGCGATCACTTATGCAAAAGATGCTGCCGCAGCTGATGTCGTCGTCAAAGCCATCGAAGCCAACGGATGCAAAGCGATCGCCATCCAGGCTGATGCCGCCGATGCTGCAGCTATAAGCAGCGCGGTCGAAAAAGCCGTTGCGACCCTGGGTCCTTTGGACATCCTCGTCAACAACGCCGGTACCGCTATCCCCAAGAAGTTTGAGGACACAACGCTAGAGGAACTTGATCGCGTTATCAACATCAATGTCCGCGGTGTCTTCGTCACCACGCAGGCGGCATTGAAGCATATGAACGATAAAGGGCGCATCATCAACATTGGCTCCTCTGTGGGCGAACGCATGATGACGCCTGGCCTTGTTCCGTACTCCGCGACGAAGGGAGCCGTCAAGATGTTCACTCAGGGGCTATCTCGCGAGGTCGGCAACCGTGGCATCACCGTCAATAATGTGCAGCCTGGGCCTATCGATACCGACTTGAATCCTGCGGCCGGAGATTGGGCAACACCACAAATAGCTGCCACCGCGCTGGGTCGTTATGGGCACGTCGATGAAGTTGCGGCACTGGTCGCTTTTGTCGCCAGCCCGGAGTCCTCCTACATTACTGGCGCAAACCTTACCGTTGACGGCGGTACAAACGCGTAG
- a CDS encoding response regulator transcription factor: MSASDKIRVFCVDDHPLMREGIAAVVRNEPDMLLVGEAQCGREAIAAYCQHRPDVTLMDLRLPDISGIDALLAIRTECKEARVIILTTFDGDAEIQRALEAGAKGYMLKSMPRKQLVDMIRNVHAGKRHVPPEVAAQLAEHMGHESLSKREIEVLQKIAGGNRNSDIAALLFITEETVKGHVKHIMEKLGASDRTEAVAIGLRRGIIQL, encoded by the coding sequence GTGAGCGCGAGCGATAAGATCCGAGTCTTCTGCGTCGACGATCATCCTCTCATGCGAGAGGGCATCGCCGCGGTGGTGCGCAATGAGCCGGACATGCTTCTGGTTGGCGAGGCACAGTGCGGGCGCGAAGCTATCGCGGCTTATTGCCAGCACCGTCCCGATGTCACGCTGATGGACCTTCGGCTGCCGGACATCAGTGGTATTGATGCACTCCTCGCCATACGCACCGAGTGTAAGGAAGCACGAGTCATCATACTGACTACCTTTGACGGTGATGCTGAAATTCAGCGCGCACTTGAAGCCGGCGCCAAGGGCTACATGCTGAAGAGCATGCCGCGCAAGCAACTTGTGGATATGATCCGCAATGTTCATGCCGGCAAACGGCATGTGCCTCCTGAGGTTGCGGCGCAGCTCGCGGAACATATGGGCCATGAATCCCTCAGCAAGCGTGAGATCGAAGTTCTGCAGAAGATTGCAGGCGGGAACCGTAACAGCGATATCGCAGCGCTGCTCTTCATCACCGAGGAGACTGTGAAGGGGCACGTCAAGCACATTATGGAAAAGCTTGGAGCGAGTGACCGCACCGAGGCGGTGGCCATCGGGCTACGACGAGGCATCATTCAGCTTTAG
- a CDS encoding sensor histidine kinase, translating into MMRTLRYMLRFTFVALCLYLAATANALDAGRSLSQYVHSTWDSDSGFLGGTVYAICQSEDGYLWFGTERGLVRFDGVTFKLIQRPVPGYGPIGAVRGLIADADGSLWIRLDGPRLLRYRDGTFEDAAVRYGLDETAFTAMSRDRGGDLLLWGLVHRTLRFHGDHFIPGLAHEALVGVTISVEQTEDGTIWLGTRDAGLLQIRQGHLIHVDGSANSSVNALALAGHGGLWIGTDNGLELWDGSRLIRPPSLASIAKLQVLALTRDRQGNLWAGTNHGLLRITPALDVSTEFLQNEPTAEITAVYEDRDGSLWFGGPRGIERLRDGMFTQYSAARGSPSRDEGPIYVDEEGRTWFAPVSGGLWWLKDGRTGRITLDGLGNDVVYSISGGGGELWLGRQQGGLTELAQRGNTFVAHTFTHADGLAQNSVFSVHRNRDGTVWAGTVSAGLSVLKQGRFTNYSVANVLESNAIFSITEGFDGTMWIAAPGGVASFANGHWSTYRAADGQQTPNVRSIFEDADHVLWLATSTGIAYLKGGQIEFVHGAPEPLREEILGITQDNRGHLWVVTSDHVLQVNRERLLTNTLEDADVLSYGAEDGLPAMEGTRRDRSIVADSSGRIWLSLAHGVAVADPSRAPDYTDPVAVRIESALAEGRPLRLREHPKLRAGTQSLTFNYAATNLSVPERIRFRYRLEGSDEGWSNGVALREVVYTNLGPGHYRFRIEASNGVGVWNGPETIVPFVIKPALWQTWYFQLICLLLLVALIVLAYRLRLAHLTDRMNRRFQDRLAERTLIAQELHDTLLQGVLSASMQLDLAEEYVPPDSPAKPLLRRVLELMGHVTEEGRQALKGLRAREGNSLTLEAAFSRLSSELLTDDRIAYRVVVQGVSRPLQAVVRDEVYRIGREAVINAFVHSQPATVQVEVEYASRFFRLLVRDDGRGIDPQVLNEGREGHWGLTGMRERSEAIGAQLKLRSRVGAGTEVELMIPGKIAFQDVNQRSKPRWLSWLQSDRSAKARQNEGKSDPQ; encoded by the coding sequence ATGATGCGAACCCTGCGATACATGCTTCGGTTTACGTTTGTGGCCCTCTGCCTCTATCTTGCAGCCACGGCGAACGCGCTGGATGCAGGGCGGTCACTCTCGCAGTATGTCCATAGTACGTGGGATTCAGACAGCGGTTTCCTCGGCGGTACTGTCTATGCCATCTGCCAATCGGAGGATGGGTATCTGTGGTTCGGTACGGAACGTGGCCTGGTGCGCTTTGATGGGGTGACGTTCAAGTTGATCCAACGCCCTGTGCCAGGCTATGGCCCTATCGGCGCCGTCCGGGGACTGATTGCTGATGCCGACGGCAGTCTTTGGATACGGCTTGATGGTCCGCGACTTCTTCGTTACCGCGATGGAACCTTCGAAGATGCTGCAGTGCGTTACGGTCTCGACGAGACCGCCTTTACGGCGATGTCACGCGACCGGGGAGGGGACCTTCTCCTTTGGGGCCTTGTACATCGGACATTGCGGTTCCATGGCGACCACTTTATTCCGGGCCTTGCGCATGAGGCGCTGGTAGGCGTTACGATCTCCGTCGAGCAGACCGAGGATGGAACTATATGGCTAGGCACACGCGATGCTGGCCTTCTTCAGATCCGCCAGGGGCACCTGATCCATGTTGATGGCTCGGCCAATAGTAGCGTCAACGCGCTTGCACTTGCCGGTCATGGCGGCCTCTGGATCGGTACGGACAATGGCTTGGAGCTCTGGGACGGAAGCCGTCTCATCCGTCCACCTTCGCTTGCCTCCATTGCAAAGCTCCAGGTGCTGGCCCTGACCCGCGACCGCCAGGGAAACTTGTGGGCGGGCACCAATCACGGCCTCCTTCGCATCACTCCGGCGCTCGATGTCTCCACGGAGTTTCTGCAGAATGAACCCACTGCGGAGATCACTGCCGTCTATGAGGACCGCGATGGCAGCCTATGGTTCGGCGGCCCGCGTGGCATCGAACGATTGCGCGATGGCATGTTCACGCAATACTCCGCAGCGCGAGGGAGCCCTTCACGAGATGAAGGCCCGATCTACGTGGACGAAGAAGGGCGAACATGGTTCGCGCCTGTCTCTGGGGGGCTTTGGTGGTTGAAGGACGGCCGCACCGGCCGCATCACGCTGGATGGTCTCGGCAACGATGTGGTGTACTCCATCAGCGGTGGCGGTGGTGAACTCTGGCTCGGTCGTCAGCAGGGCGGTCTCACCGAATTGGCGCAGCGAGGCAATACCTTCGTTGCGCATACCTTTACGCATGCTGACGGGCTTGCCCAGAACAGTGTGTTCTCCGTCCATCGCAATCGCGATGGAACCGTATGGGCGGGAACGGTCAGTGCAGGCCTTAGCGTACTGAAGCAGGGCAGATTTACCAATTATTCCGTGGCGAATGTTCTGGAATCCAACGCCATTTTTTCCATCACAGAAGGCTTTGACGGTACTATGTGGATCGCTGCTCCCGGCGGCGTTGCCAGCTTCGCGAACGGGCACTGGTCAACGTACAGAGCTGCCGATGGACAGCAGACACCCAATGTGCGCTCTATCTTCGAAGATGCCGATCACGTTCTCTGGCTGGCCACTTCGACCGGTATCGCCTATTTGAAGGGCGGTCAAATCGAGTTCGTGCATGGAGCGCCTGAACCTCTGCGTGAGGAGATTCTAGGCATAACACAGGACAACCGTGGCCATCTGTGGGTTGTAACCTCCGATCATGTTCTACAGGTGAATCGTGAACGGCTGCTGACCAATACGCTGGAGGATGCCGACGTCTTGAGCTATGGGGCCGAAGACGGTCTTCCAGCGATGGAAGGAACTCGACGCGACCGCTCTATCGTAGCCGACTCTTCCGGCCGCATCTGGTTATCACTGGCCCATGGAGTGGCTGTCGCGGACCCATCTAGAGCTCCGGACTACACAGACCCTGTAGCTGTGCGTATCGAATCCGCTTTGGCCGAAGGTCGGCCTCTTCGCCTGAGAGAGCATCCGAAGCTGCGTGCCGGTACCCAGAGCCTGACCTTCAATTATGCAGCTACGAATCTCTCCGTCCCGGAGCGTATCCGTTTTCGCTATCGGCTTGAAGGTTCCGACGAGGGCTGGAGCAACGGGGTAGCTCTTCGAGAGGTGGTTTATACCAATCTCGGCCCTGGCCATTATCGATTTCGCATCGAGGCTTCTAACGGCGTCGGCGTGTGGAACGGCCCTGAAACGATTGTTCCGTTCGTGATAAAGCCCGCTCTCTGGCAAACCTGGTACTTTCAGCTTATCTGTTTGCTGCTGCTCGTCGCGCTGATCGTGCTGGCCTATCGTCTCCGGCTCGCGCATCTTACCGACCGGATGAATCGGCGCTTTCAGGACCGCCTTGCCGAGCGCACGTTGATTGCGCAGGAACTTCATGACACTTTATTGCAGGGCGTCCTCAGCGCGTCCATGCAGCTTGACCTCGCCGAAGAATACGTTCCTCCCGATTCTCCAGCCAAGCCCTTGCTCCGTCGCGTCCTCGAACTGATGGGGCATGTCACCGAAGAGGGACGCCAAGCCCTCAAAGGCCTTCGCGCCAGAGAAGGTAACTCACTCACTCTGGAAGCAGCCTTCTCACGGCTCTCCAGCGAACTGCTTACAGACGATAGGATCGCGTATCGTGTAGTTGTTCAGGGAGTGTCGCGCCCTCTCCAGGCCGTCGTGCGTGACGAGGTGTATCGCATCGGCAGAGAGGCTGTCATCAACGCTTTCGTCCACTCACAACCCGCAACGGTGCAGGTGGAGGTAGAATATGCCAGCCGCTTCTTCCGGCTTCTCGTCCGTGACGACGGCCGTGGCATCGATCCACAGGTGCTGAATGAGGGCCGTGAGGGCCACTGGGGCCTCACGGGTATGCGTGAACGTTCAGAAGCTATTGGTGCTCAGCTCAAGCTGCGAAGTCGCGTTGGCGCCGGGACAGAAGTGGAATTGATGATACCGGGTAAGATTGCATTTCAAGACGTAAATCAGCGTTCAAAGCCCCGCTGGCTGTCGTGGCTCCAATCTGATCGATCGGCGAAGGCACGTCAAAATGAAGGGAAATCCGATCCTCAGTGA
- a CDS encoding glycoside hydrolase family 16 protein codes for MCELRWSVRLQVCLACVLLAAALVLAGCRNHPSPLEPSVTIAHVPRAGYGGPENVESISGTATITAPGQQIVLYARNGNWWVQPFRSRPFTKIEADATWNNVTHIGHEYAALLVAPGYRPTPTLSSLPSVGGGVLAVVTVKGTEASAVASKVIRFSGYDWTVRAAPDDRGGAMNQYDPDNVSVDKNGYLHLRMMERNSVWTSAEVHLTRSLGYGTYRFVVQDSAHLEPSAVVGMFTSGGRSERDVRSELDIELSHWNKPGKINADYTVQPYYLPENTFHFSVPSGTFTHVLRWEPGEASFKTFYGASGGAGARELTHHVFTSDIPVPAAETAHIDFYDFFHSRGGLTHPSEVVIEKFEYLP; via the coding sequence ATGTGTGAGCTTCGTTGGTCAGTCCGGTTGCAGGTTTGCCTGGCATGCGTGCTTTTGGCGGCCGCCCTTGTGCTTGCAGGTTGCCGCAATCACCCTTCGCCACTGGAGCCATCGGTCACCATCGCGCATGTGCCGAGAGCCGGATACGGAGGTCCGGAGAACGTCGAATCGATATCGGGGACGGCTACGATCACCGCGCCCGGGCAGCAGATCGTTCTTTATGCCAGAAATGGAAACTGGTGGGTGCAGCCCTTCCGGAGTCGTCCTTTTACCAAGATTGAGGCAGACGCGACATGGAACAATGTGACCCACATTGGTCATGAGTATGCAGCGCTTCTCGTGGCTCCGGGGTATCGGCCCACGCCCACTCTATCCTCTTTGCCATCGGTGGGGGGCGGGGTTCTCGCCGTTGTCACGGTCAAGGGGACTGAGGCGTCTGCTGTCGCTTCAAAGGTGATCCGCTTCAGCGGTTACGACTGGACCGTTCGTGCTGCGCCCGATGACCGTGGCGGAGCTATGAACCAATATGATCCTGACAACGTCTCTGTCGACAAGAATGGCTACCTGCACCTGAGGATGATGGAGCGCAATAGCGTGTGGACCAGCGCAGAAGTGCATCTCACCCGCAGCCTCGGCTATGGGACGTACCGCTTTGTGGTGCAGGACAGTGCGCATCTTGAGCCTTCAGCCGTCGTGGGGATGTTTACTTCCGGCGGGCGCAGTGAGCGTGATGTTCGTTCCGAACTGGACATCGAGTTAAGCCACTGGAACAAGCCTGGAAAGATAAACGCCGACTACACGGTCCAGCCATACTACCTGCCGGAAAACACTTTTCACTTCTCAGTCCCCTCGGGGACGTTCACGCATGTGCTGCGCTGGGAGCCAGGAGAAGCATCTTTCAAGACCTTCTATGGTGCTTCCGGCGGGGCCGGAGCCAGAGAGCTGACCCATCACGTGTTCACTTCAGACATTCCCGTTCCCGCGGCCGAGACAGCGCATATCGACTTCTACGACTTCTTCCACTCGCGGGGCGGGCTCACGCACCCTTCTGAGGTGGTGATTGAAAAGTTCGAGTATCTTCCATGA